A genomic segment from Terriglobales bacterium encodes:
- a CDS encoding AAA family ATPase yields the protein MPTAAKLVQNEELDPRKRSSTSRQFEEELRQRVVGQNEAVQALVDLYQVFCAGLHSAGRPVGNLLFLGPTGSGKTRTVEAAAEILFGDSRAVIKVDCAEFQHSHEIAKLIGSPP from the coding sequence ATGCCAACAGCAGCAAAATTGGTCCAAAACGAGGAGCTCGACCCGAGAAAGCGGAGTTCCACGTCGCGTCAATTCGAGGAGGAATTGCGGCAGCGAGTAGTTGGGCAGAATGAGGCCGTGCAAGCGCTCGTCGATCTGTATCAGGTGTTCTGCGCGGGCCTGCATTCTGCCGGCCGCCCAGTGGGAAACCTCCTATTTCTCGGACCGACCGGTTCAGGAAAAACGCGCACGGTCGAGGCCGCCGCGGAGATCTTGTTCGGAGACAGCCGGGCTGTGATCAAGGTGGATTGCGCCGAATTTCAGCACTCGCACGAAATCGCCAAGTTGATTGGTTCGCCGCCA